Proteins encoded in a region of the Hippocampus zosterae strain Florida chromosome 11, ASM2543408v3, whole genome shotgun sequence genome:
- the LOC127610728 gene encoding inactive pancreatic lipase-related protein 1-like — protein sequence MSPLWSLSLLCLLAGASFAAEVCLGELGCFNDQPPWGGTTQRPASVLPWAAEKLGTRFLLFTQRNRYYQEIKTDNIHASNYGGMRKTRFIIPGYLHKGDEDWPQEMCKVMLKWENVNCIAVEWKKGVGTQYAQAANNGRVLAAQVAFMMTFLMSNYKQTANQFQMIGHSLGAHVAGEVGSKISGLARITGLDPTEPYFHDTDAAVRLDATDATFVDVIHTDGHPFGTKLGLGMSQPIGHIDFYPNGGELMPGCKANKGNPKDLDAIWEGTNRFDACNHIRAYQYYEESILKSQGFVGFPCSDAATFAAGKCFPCADDKCPLMGLYADRFPLTNTTSQTKYFLNTGNAKPFARYSYNLKLTLDGPSWSNPGFMYVALAGQSGSTKEYRLHVGTMKPGKVYEVHIDAEVDVSPVKEVKFRWNNHILNPLNPKYGASKVELLRAKDKKVTLFCGTQNVAENVIQSVLPCQA from the exons ATGTCGCCATTGTGGAGTTTAAGTCTGCTCTGCTTACTTGCTGGTGCATCTTTTG CTGCCGAGGTCTGTCTCGGTGAGCTTGGTTGCTTTAATGACCAGCCTCCATGGGGGGGAACCACCCAAAGACCTGCCAGTGTCCTCCCATGGGCTGCTGAGAAGTTAGGCACCCGCTTCCTTCTCTTCACCCAAAGAAACCGTTACTACCAG GAGATCAAGACTGACAATATCCATGCGTCAAACTATGGCGGTATGAGAAAGACTCGATTCATCATTCCTGGTTATCTGCATAAAGGAGATGAGGACTGGCCACAAGAGATGTGCAAG GTTATGCTGAAGTGGGAGAATGTGAACTGCATTGCTGTGGAGTGGAAAAAGGGTGTGGGGACTCAGTATGCCCAGGCTGCCAATAATGGCAGAGTGCTGGCTGCACAGGTGGCATTTATGATGACATTTCTCATG AGCAACTACAAGCAGACAGCGAATCAGTTCCAAATGATTGGTCATAGCCTTGGCGCTCATGTTGCTGGAGAAGTTGGGAGCAAAATCAGCGGCCTTGCACGCATCACCG GACTGGACCCAACTGAGCCATACTTCCATGACACAGATGCAGCAGTGCGCCTGGACGCAACTGATGCCACCTTTGTAGATGTCATTCACACTGACGGACATCCTTTTGGCACAAAACTTG GTCTTGGGATGTCCCAACCCATTGGCCATATTGACTTCTACCCCAACGGAGGAGAGCTGATGCCTGGCTGCAAAGCAAACAAAGGAAATCCAAAAGACCTGGATGCTATCTGGGAGG GTACGAACAGGTTTGATGCCTGCAATCATATCCGTGCCTACCAGTACTACGAGGAGAGTATTCTTAAATCTCAAGGCTTTGTTGGGTTCCCTTGCTCCGATGCAGCCACTTTCGCAGCT GGAAAATGTTTCCCGTGCGCTGATGACAAATGCCCTCTGATGGGCCTTTATGCGGACAGGTTCCCCTTGACTAATACGACCTCACAGACAAAGTACTTCCTCAACACTGGCAATGCTAAACCCTTTGCAC GTTACAGCTACAATCTGAAGCTAACTTTGGATGGTCCCAGCTGGTCTAACCCTGGCTTCATGTATGTGGCTCTTGCCGGACAAAGCGGCAGCACAAAGGAATACAGACTTCACGT GGGCACTATGAAGCCAGGAAAGGTCTACGAAGTGCATATTGACGCCGAGGTTGACGTAAGTCCCGTAAAGGAAGTCAAATTTCGGTGGAACAACCACATCCTCAACCCCTTGAATCCCAAATATGGAGCGTCGAAAGTGGAGTTGCTGAGGGCAAAAGACAAGAAAgt cACTCTCTTCTGTGGAACACAAAACGTCGCAGAGAACGTGATTCAATCTGTGCTTCCATGCCAAGCGTAA